A genome region from Myxococcales bacterium includes the following:
- a CDS encoding (2Fe-2S)-binding protein — translation MTAPLSLTVNGVVHEVAASPWRRLLDVLREDLRLTGTKEGCGEGECGACTVLLDGVPVCSCLVIAGQADGRAVTTVEGLADGPLLHAVQRELVARGGAQCGICTPGIAVCAAAVVDAGAGRGPDARAQVRQLLAGNICRCTGYQLIVDAVCAAAATVGTGAASVAVSDARGQGGGA, via the coding sequence GTGACCGCGCCGCTCTCGCTCACGGTCAACGGCGTGGTCCACGAGGTCGCGGCCTCGCCGTGGCGGCGCCTGCTCGACGTGCTGCGCGAGGACCTGCGCCTGACCGGCACCAAGGAGGGCTGCGGCGAGGGCGAGTGTGGCGCGTGCACGGTCCTGCTCGACGGCGTGCCGGTCTGTAGCTGCCTGGTGATCGCCGGGCAGGCCGACGGGCGCGCGGTCACCACCGTCGAGGGCCTGGCCGACGGACCGCTCCTGCACGCGGTCCAGCGCGAGCTGGTGGCCCGCGGCGGCGCGCAGTGCGGCATCTGCACGCCCGGCATCGCGGTGTGCGCCGCGGCGGTGGTCGACGCTGGCGCCGGCCGCGGCCCCGACGCGCGCGCCCAGGTGCGGCAGCTCCTGGCCGGCAACATCTGCCGTTGCACCGGCTACCAGCTGATCGTCGACGCGGTGTGCGCGGCGGCGGCGACGGTCGGGACGGGCGCAGCCTCAGTCGCAGTCTCGGACGCGCGCGGTCAAGGCGGTGGCGCGTGA